One window of Halopelagius longus genomic DNA carries:
- a CDS encoding inorganic phosphate transporter, producing the protein MVEVLLVIGLVVAAFVGFNIGGSSTGVAFGPAVGSDIVSKLAAAALMTGFAFLGAWTAGRNVIETMGGQIVPESQFTLAASVAVLFFVGLALLISNTFGVPASTSMTAVGAIAGLGVATGTLNAEVMLEIISWWIVAPVIAFWICAVVGRYVYPYLDAKLKLDRSPGPLLTLDRSGAVPRPTYGPNTTPRELGSIVLVVVIACYMAFSAGASNAANAVAPLVGNGAVGIDAAILLAAGAIGLGAFTIARRTLDTVGNDLTELPILAALVVETVSASLIAMLSWLGIPASLAVSATMCIVGLGWGRATRSVTIGEALGGKSPGMSVNALTAETDENVPAVGEESETDLAGRNLFDPGTTGRVIFFWLLTPSLSAAASYVLFALTSF; encoded by the coding sequence GTGGTCGAAGTACTCCTCGTTATCGGACTCGTCGTCGCCGCGTTCGTCGGGTTCAACATCGGCGGTTCGTCGACCGGCGTCGCGTTCGGCCCGGCCGTCGGGAGCGACATCGTGTCGAAACTCGCCGCCGCGGCGTTGATGACCGGGTTCGCCTTCCTCGGCGCGTGGACCGCCGGGCGAAACGTCATCGAGACCATGGGCGGCCAGATCGTCCCGGAGAGTCAGTTCACGCTGGCGGCGAGCGTGGCGGTCCTGTTCTTCGTCGGCCTCGCGCTTCTCATCTCGAACACCTTCGGCGTCCCCGCTTCCACGTCTATGACTGCCGTCGGCGCCATCGCCGGCCTCGGCGTCGCCACCGGGACGCTCAACGCCGAGGTCATGCTCGAAATCATCTCGTGGTGGATCGTCGCGCCGGTCATCGCCTTCTGGATCTGCGCCGTCGTCGGGCGGTACGTCTACCCGTATCTCGACGCGAAGCTGAAACTCGACCGTTCGCCGGGTCCGCTCTTGACGCTCGACCGGTCCGGGGCCGTCCCCCGCCCGACGTACGGGCCGAACACGACGCCCAGAGAACTCGGAAGCATCGTCCTCGTCGTCGTCATCGCCTGCTACATGGCGTTCTCCGCGGGCGCGTCGAACGCCGCAAACGCCGTCGCGCCGTTGGTCGGCAACGGCGCAGTCGGCATCGACGCCGCCATCCTGCTTGCGGCGGGGGCTATCGGCCTCGGCGCGTTCACCATCGCGCGCCGGACGCTGGATACGGTCGGCAACGACCTGACCGAACTGCCGATTCTGGCGGCCCTCGTCGTCGAGACGGTGTCGGCGTCGCTCATCGCCATGCTGTCGTGGCTGGGAATTCCCGCCAGTCTGGCCGTCTCCGCGACGATGTGCATCGTCGGCCTCGGGTGGGGGCGGGCGACTCGCTCCGTCACCATCGGCGAGGCTCTCGGCGGCAAGTCGCCGGGGATGTCCGTCAACGCCCTGACGGCCGAGACGGACGAGAACGTCCCCGCCGTCGGCGAGGAGTCCGAGACCGACCTCGCGGGCCGGAACCTGTTCGACCCGGGGACGACCGGCCGAGTCATCTTCTTTTGGCTCCTCACCCCCTCGCTGTCGGCCGCGGCGTCGTACGTGCTGTTCGCGCTGACTTCGTTTTAG
- the fer gene encoding ferredoxin Fer, translating into MPTVEYLNYEVLDDNGWDMDDDDLFEKAADADLGDEDYGSLDVNQGEYILEAAEAQGYDWPFSCRAGACANCAAILFEGEIEMDMQQILSDEEVSEKNVRLTCIGSPEAEEVKIVYNAKHLDYLQNRVI; encoded by the coding sequence ATGCCCACGGTAGAATACCTCAACTACGAAGTACTCGACGACAACGGCTGGGACATGGACGACGACGACCTCTTCGAGAAGGCCGCCGACGCCGACCTCGGCGACGAGGATTACGGTTCGCTCGACGTCAATCAGGGCGAGTACATCCTCGAAGCCGCCGAGGCGCAGGGCTACGACTGGCCCTTCTCGTGCCGCGCCGGCGCCTGCGCGAACTGCGCGGCCATCCTCTTCGAGGGCGAAATCGAGATGGACATGCAGCAGATTCTCTCGGACGAGGAAGTCTCCGAGAAGAACGTCCGCCTGACCTGCATCGGTTCCCCCGAGGCCGAAGAGGTCAAAATCGTCTACAACGCGAAGCATCTCGACTACCTCCAGAACCGCGTCATCTAA
- a CDS encoding DUF7344 domain-containing protein, with protein MSRSFSEFDTILTLCEDEHRRLVLAVFAEQQRSLTVDDLTKLIVRHDHPAPLTEVSGEIVTRIKIGLHHAHIPKLEAAGLVEYDSERQLVEPTAEFDRIEPHISAILGADPELATPLWNERSARVTESNEEGEWTY; from the coding sequence ATGAGCAGGAGTTTCTCCGAGTTCGATACGATTCTCACTCTCTGTGAAGACGAGCATCGCCGTCTCGTCCTCGCAGTCTTCGCAGAACAGCAGCGGTCGTTGACGGTTGACGACCTCACCAAACTGATCGTCAGACACGACCACCCCGCGCCACTGACAGAGGTTTCCGGCGAGATAGTAACGCGAATCAAGATCGGCCTGCATCACGCTCATATCCCGAAGTTAGAAGCGGCCGGACTCGTCGAGTACGACTCCGAACGGCAGTTAGTCGAACCGACAGCGGAGTTCGACCGGATAGAGCCCCACATTTCGGCGATTCTCGGTGCCGACCCCGAGCTTGCAACACCGCTGTGGAACGAACGGTCGGCCCGCGTTACCGAGTCGAACGAGGAAGGAGAATGGACCTACTGA